A window of the Streptomyces sp. Ag109_O5-10 genome harbors these coding sequences:
- a CDS encoding AraC family transcriptional regulator produces the protein MSLDELRSLIDRHAPRDADAVAAIDGLMLTRAERPTGPRSGIVDPVLALVAQGAKRLTLGGRIYDYEAGQYLVVSVDLPVSGQCTRASRETPFLGFGFRLRPSRIAALLLESGTDPHPGGVRRRTDLPALAVGEAPADLVDAVVRMVRLLDRPADIPVLAPMIEREILWRLITGGQGALVRQIGLADSRLTQIGRAVRHIRQHYTDVLRVEDLARLSGMSASPFHRYFRAVTAMTPIQYQKHIRLQEARLRLMSSTDDVSDVGYAVGYDSASQFSREYRRQFGRPPGADAVRLRNAQDEVGTAQ, from the coding sequence GTGTCCCTCGACGAACTGCGCTCGCTGATCGACCGGCACGCCCCGCGCGACGCCGACGCCGTGGCCGCGATCGACGGCCTCATGCTGACCCGCGCCGAACGGCCGACGGGTCCGCGCTCGGGGATCGTGGACCCCGTCCTCGCGCTGGTCGCCCAGGGGGCCAAACGGCTGACGCTGGGCGGCCGGATCTACGACTACGAAGCGGGCCAGTACCTGGTCGTCTCCGTGGACCTGCCGGTCAGCGGGCAGTGCACCCGGGCCAGCCGTGAGACGCCGTTCCTCGGGTTCGGCTTCCGGCTGCGGCCCTCACGCATCGCGGCGCTGCTCCTGGAGTCCGGCACCGACCCTCACCCGGGCGGGGTGCGCCGACGCACCGATCTGCCCGCGCTCGCGGTCGGCGAGGCGCCCGCCGACCTGGTCGACGCGGTCGTCCGGATGGTCCGGCTGCTCGACCGGCCCGCGGACATCCCGGTGCTCGCCCCCATGATCGAGCGGGAGATCCTGTGGCGGCTGATCACCGGCGGGCAGGGCGCACTGGTCCGGCAGATCGGGCTCGCCGACAGCAGGCTCACCCAGATCGGCCGGGCCGTCCGCCACATCCGCCAGCACTACACCGACGTCCTGCGCGTCGAGGACCTGGCCCGCCTCTCCGGGATGAGTGCCTCCCCGTTCCACCGGTACTTCCGCGCGGTCACCGCGATGACCCCGATCCAGTACCAGAAGCACATCCGCCTCCAGGAGGCCCGGCTGCGCCTGATGAGCAGCACCGACGACGTGTCCGACGTGGGGTACGCGGTCGGCTACGACAGCGCCTCCCAGTTCAGCCGCGAGTACCGGCGGCAGTTCGGACGGCCGCCGGGGGCGGACGCGGTGCGGCTGAGAAACGCGCAGGACGAGGTCGGCACCGCTCAGTAG